The Lates calcarifer isolate ASB-BC8 linkage group LG6, TLL_Latcal_v3, whole genome shotgun sequence genome includes a region encoding these proteins:
- the LOC108877909 gene encoding transmembrane prolyl 4-hydroxylase: protein MQSKMEETEENVMEEDESIFSDKPLSSPFNSPFRSTRLHIQRSNVCSRAYFVVVMVFFHVYILNVIALLLYVHYNNGPGDLVSGDGATPASVSESGSPLPHPAPAPRELHVEDYSQSYSLPRIEGIRVGHVQQVSLVPDRTHEMRTLSLKPLLFEIPGFLSEEECRVVVQLAQLKGLMESQTPAPSQGQEESNQPLLSLSTEEVFSLLDLNQDGLLQKQEIVSHSRSRDGTWLSPDNLRQILTGLEDRPSGMLTLEDFRRVYDVSQRPGQQRSGKLWSQFKQRSKHTWLYQGLGSHHVLQTLRNRVTSLTRLPSALVDLSEPLQVIRYEHGDFSNAHHDSSPSHTETTCAHTRLAGNTSALTEVFCRYLTVSFYLSSAEEGGETTFPVADNRTYEEQALVQDGVDLTETQETCGRGNLRIKPTAGTALLWYNHLSDGRGWMGELDEYSLHGDCPVRRGVKWVANSWVNVDPDHQMQARYQRLVAQRHRAKSAAEEHYQPLSHSDLHQDL from the exons ATGCAATCGAAAATggaagaaactgaagaaaatgtaaTGGAGGAGGACGAATCAATTTTCAGCGACAAACCACTATCGTCGCCCTTCAATTCCCCCTTTCGCTCCACTCGGCTGCACATCCAGAGAAGCAATGTCTGCTCCCGGGCTTATTTCGTTGTGGTCATGGTCTTCTTCCATGTGTACATCCTGAATGTCATCGCTCTGCTGCTCTACGTGCACTACAACAACGGACCCGGGGATCTTGTCAGTGGAGACGGGGCCACCCCGGCGTCGGTCAGCGAGAGTGGGAGCCCTTTGCCCCATCCTGCACCAGCTCCGAGAGAGCTTCATGTAGAGGACTACAGTCAAAGTTACAGTCTGCCTCGCATTGAGGGGATTCGG GTTGGACATGTTCAGCAGGTGTCCCTTGTTCCAGACAGAACACATGAGATGAGGACACTAAGCTTGAAACCTCTGCTATTTG AGATTCCTGGCTTCctgtcagaggaggagtgtCGTGTGGTGGTGCAGCTGGCTCAGCTCAAGGGTCTGATGGAGAGCCAGACACCAGCACCCAGCCAGGGACAAGAGGAGTCAAACCAGCCTCTACTTTCTCTCAGCACAGAAGAGGTCTTCAGTCTGCTGGACCTAAACCAGGACGGGCTGCTGCAGAAGCAGGAG ATTGTGAGTCATTCACGTTCTCGAGATGGAACTTGGTTGAGCCCAGACAACCTACGGCAGATACTCACTGGTCTGGAAGATCGGCCCTCAG gGATGCTAACCTTGGAGGACTTCAGGCGTGTTTATGATGTCTCCCAACGGCCGGGACAACAGCGAAGTGGGAAGCTCTGGAGTCAGTTCAAACAGAGAAGCAAACATACGTGGCTTTACCAAGGCCTGGGATCCCATCATGTGCTGCAAACACTCAGGAACAG AGTAACCAGTCTGACACGTCTGCCCTCTGCATTGGTTGACCTGAGTGAGCCGCTGCAGGTGATTCGCTATGAGCACGGAGACTTCAGCAATGCCCACCATGACAGCAGCCCCTCTCATACAGAGACCACCTGCGCGCACACACGACTGGCAGGAAACACATCTGCTCTCACAGAGGTTTTTTGCAG GTATCTTACAGTGTCATTCtacctcagctctgcagaggaaGGTGGTGAGACCACCTTTCCTGTGGCAGACAATCGTACCTATGAAGAGCAG GCACTGGTCCAGGATGGAGTAGATCTGACAGAAACTCAGGAGACATGTGGCAGAGGGAACCTGAGAATAAAACCTACTGCTGGGACAGCGCTCCTCTGGTACAACCATCTCTCTGATGGTAGAG GTTGGATGGGTGAGCTAGATGAGTACTCCCTGCACGGCGACTGCCCAGTCAGGCGGGGGGTGAAGTGGGTGGCCAACAGCTGGGTAAATGTGGACCCAGACCATCAGATGCAGGCCCGCTACCAGAGACTAGTTGCTCAGAGGCATCGAGCTAAATCAGCTGCGGAGGAGCATTACCAACCTCTCTCGCACAGTGACCTCCACCAGGATCTATAG
- the LOC108877910 gene encoding secreted frizzled-related protein 5: MQMSSLPTINTPILPSSLALSHRGLLSLKRHTTGFLLLSSFGSRMTSVLCPHFSSRKSSRSASVLFFFLLVGPSSTLVLGPGAGKVKSGLEGQARAEGRVKSGVKDRASTEGNTETGFGDTHVSRPGATAGEDGEVWGDPGTTDLRSMLSIGEGGLWEPRSSSRCVSIPSGMALCQNIGYDTMRMPNLLGHESPAEAVQQSASWLPLLARECHPDARIFLCSLFAPICLDRFISPCRSLCESVRDSCAPIMSCYGYPWPEILRCDQYPADHLMCISSITNTTAHTGGRRVPLASCRDCELEEASSSKDALDTFCRSDFVVKLRLTRLKYSPVSLSQFSLAAKLDVLKHGPLLGGQIRSQIELWLERDATCVRNMTRQHPRGGTFLVTGTVQGERLVVTKAYAWQKRDKNLMAAARKWKQHRCRS, translated from the exons ATGCAAATGTCATCACTGCCCACTATAAATACACCTATTCTGCCATCCTCTCTTGCACTGTCACACAGGGGTCTTTTATCACTCAAGAGACACACTACAGGATTCCTCCTTCTTTCCAGCTTCGGTTCCAGGATGACTTCAGTGCTCTGTCCTCATTTTAGCTCCAGAAAGTCCTCCCGCTCAGCCTCTGtactatttttctttttgcttgtgGGGCCCAGCAGTACATTAGTGCTGGGTCCTGGTGCTGGTAAAGTAAAGTCGGGGCTGGAGGGACAAGCAAGAGCTGAGGGTAGGGTTAAATCTGGGGTAAAGGACAGGGCAAGTACTGAGGGCAACACTGAAACTGGATTTGGAGATACTCATGTTTCTAGACCAGGAGCTACAGCAGGAGAGGATGGTGAGGTGTGGGGGGACCCTGGTACTACTGACCTCAGGTCCATGCTGTCTATAGGAGAGGGTGGACTGTGGGAGCCCCGCAGTTCCTCTCGCTGTGTGTCCATCCCATCCGGCATGGCCTTGTGCCAAAACATTGGTTATGACACTATGAGGATGCCAAACCTGCTGGGCCACGAGTCTCCAGCTGAGGCTGTACAGCAGAGTGCCAGCTGGTTGCCACTACTTGCCAGAGAGTGCCACCCAGATGCCCGcatctttctctgctctctctttgcACCCATTTGCCTTGACAG GTTTATATCACCCTGCAGGAGTTTGTGTGAATCTGTGCGGGACAGCTGTGCACCAATCATGAGTTGCTATGGCTACCCCTGGCCAGAAATTCTGCGCTGTGACCAGTATCCTGCAGACCATCTCATGTGTATCTCCTCCATCACTAACACCACTGCTCACACAGGGGGGCGTAGAG TGCCTCTGGCAAGCTGTCGGGATTGTGAGCTGGAAGAAGCCTCCTCCTCAAAAGATGCACTGGATACCTTTTGTAGGAGTGATTTTG TTGTGAAACTGCGTCTGACACGACTCAAGTACAGTCCAGTAAGCCTGTCTCAGTTCTCTCTGGCTGCCAAACTGGATGTCCTGAAGCACGGACCCCTGTTAGGAGGGCAGATCCGCTCTCAAATTGAACTGTGGCTAGAGAGGGATGCCACCTGTGTAAGGAACATGACGCGGCAACACCCTCGAGGCGGCACCTTCCTAGTGACGGGCACAGTCCAGGGGGAGCGCTTGGTGGTCACTAAGGCTTATGCCTGGCAAAAACGAGACAAGAATCTGATGGCGGCTGCGCGCAAATGGAAACAACACAGATGCAGGAGCTAA